The Ahaetulla prasina isolate Xishuangbanna chromosome 5, ASM2864084v1, whole genome shotgun sequence genomic sequence tacttccgcagctgttataatgtgaaaccaagattgaatgattgctggatcatttctgactaacaagtttctttagtcagctccatagattttcaattgggttaaggtctgggctattcccaggccactcctgcagtggaatatgattatcttgaaactccaaaaaaaagtgttattagccatcaaacctcaaaaatacacttttccccgaaggtttccacaattttggccactcctgtaaTTGTGGGAATGCTTGCCTATAATGACTTTTGCCTATCCCACCAAATTTCACAGGTTAGCCATACTTCAGGTCCCTTCTGGGAAGAGACGTAATTTGATGAGAGGCAGAGGGATACTTTTTCTGCCTGTCTTCCTCCTGGACTGTCATAATACCCTAAAGACTTGCTTCTTCCTTCAAACACTGGGACCTGGTATGTGTGGTTTGCTTTTATGCTGGTACAGATAAGGATGCCTCAAGTACATATAGATTGTTTCTGCTATTTTGCACTGTATGTATTACTCTTTTAGATGCCTGGTTAAGAGGGATAGCTACATgaatttatttgcttgcttgcatgCATGCGTGatgtgggacatggtggctcagaggctaagacgctgagcttgttgatcgaaaagccagcagttcagcggttcgaatccctagtgtcataTAACGGTgtgacctcccgttacttgtcccagcttctgccaacctagcagttcgaaagcacgtaaaaaatgcaagtagaaaaatagggaccacctttggtgggaaggtaacagtgttctgtgtgcctttggcatttagtcatgccagccccatgaccatagagacgtcttcagacagtgctggctcttcagctttgaaacggagatgagcaccgccccctagagtcaagaaagactagcacatacgtgcaaggggaaactttacctttatgcatgcatgaaagaataaatgaacagaaaacattttttttttacaaaattatgGAAATTGCAATACTAAATAAAGGACAAATCTTAGATATGACCTCTTTTCTCAAAAGCAAGAGACATGGTAATTTTTCCTTCAGCATATCAACTAAATGGCCTTTTCCACCTCCAGTAGTTCTAATACAGAAATTTCAACTCTGCAAAAGTGGTAAACAGGGATGGATATTTTTTTGGTTTGCTATCCTAACTCACCCACTTTCAATTTTTAGAAGCTCAAATTGATCTCCCACCCTCCCTATTTCAAACCCAGGAATTACAGTCTGGTGCTCATTCAGGAGGTCCCTTCTGAGGGCACCATTTGGAAATTACAATTTTCTTCTcacaaaagcaaaacaacaaaataattaaaagtgtTGAGGTGAGGGGTGGGCAGGTGTGTTCTCTGCTGAGCACTACTGCTAAAATAAATGAGTTAAAAACCAACACACGCAGCCTAAAGAGTTTTTTTgagttttattattaaattttatgtTATGGCACTTAGCAGCGGAAATAATTACATGGCTTTGCAATCAAAGCCTTAAAGATTTCAAAGCCTAGAATTTGCTGAGCTATTTTTCCAAACACCTTTTTACATTTGTTTCAAGAgctaccatttttttttcctgtattgcaattgtttttattttattttctctataatctttttttttgttttgcaaattaaGTGAAATGATCGTTTCAGTGTACTAATCAATGAAATTTACAATCATTATATAATGGAATACAATACTAACTGTAACAGGTTTATTGGTACAAGtttgttttacaaatatttaataatttacatGGCATTATCAAAAGtataacaatttataaaagaaactgTATGAACTAAAaaactcaaatttcttttatgtGCCACTGTGTGAGACAAAATAAAAAAGCATAACATTGCAGCaccatttaaaatgtattttaaaaaaataccccaCTGAATACCAAAATacattaatttttgtattatttctaatggtgactcattaaaaaaaacaaaaaaaacacaaagctaAATCAAGGCAAGGTCTCAAAGATGGTTTGGTGTGCAGTTTCAAAAATTCCTACAGAAAGTGATATGTAATATACATGTAATTCTCATCCAACCAAAGACGTGAACATATCCAAAGCACCTAAAATAAATTATACAGACAATATATTGTGTTGAAAAGTCATTAAACAAGTAGGATTAAAATGATGTGCAGTCCACAATAATCTTTTCATGTGAGAATGCAGCAGAGGTATAACCATATTCCATTTGGAATAAAATGAATGTCCATAACAAACAAATGTATACAGACTGTTCCAGCAGAAATGTTCTCCATAGATTTTTGAATTtcttaaaaaagaataatatactCAGTCTTCCATTAGTACACTGAAAATGACACCTCTTGGGAAAAAGTTGGATGAATACATACAAGCAAATTTTACTAACCATAGtccaaagcagtgtttctcagccttggctacTTTCAgaagtctggacttcaactcccagaattccccaggcagcaaggTCCACACATCTAAAAATGACGAAGATTTAGAAACACTGGTCCAATGCTTTGGTTATATAAAGTGCACTTTATCCCTGTTAATTGTACCACTTTATTGTGTACATATTTTACAGCCCAGTCTCCGACAAATCTTTAAATACATATTCCACTATATGCTATTAGGCTCAGATTTTTACAAAGTCTCTATATTCGTAACTCCGCATGCCTGAGGACAGAACATGGCATTCAGTGAAAGAGATAAAAATTCTCATGGAAATGTTGCAAAGTAGCAGAGGATGGCACAACTTTTGGCAGGTAATCATAATAAGCTACAGAAAGATTCATGACTGTTCACCTGCCCAACACTTCCCGGCTATAAAGATAGCCTCTGCTGCTTTCCAGAAATGGACTTACCTAGATCTGCGGGACTATTTACTTTTGCCCTAATCAAACAGagaatatatttattacatttacaaTCTGCTAAAACCTGTGTATCCTCTGAAGTACAGCAACTACACAACTAAATCACATTTTATTCCATCATATTTAGTAACAACTACTTGCTAACAAAAGTGAACTCAAATGTACTCTTATCATAGCTATAGCAATTACCTCCTCTGAGGAGAAACAAATGACTTCCATTCCCGTTAAACAAAGGCATCGGACTGAATACATGACATACCTTCAAGAACATGCCACCAAAAAGTAGCTTTGAAAAAAATGGTGAAAAATATGGCATGAACccaccatatctttaatatcTCTCATATCTTCTGTTGTATAAAGTTTTCAAGTTTTATGATAATACATGCTGTGCACTCCATCACTCTCATGGCAACTTCAGAAGTGAACCTGTCATTTGGAACctgtgggaaagggaggaggtCCGGATAGCGAGTTTTTAAGCTATCCACTCCATATGCTTCCAGTGTGTGGACGTCATTTGTAAGACCTTCAAGCTGTTGGCTATATTCTTCAATTTTTTGTGCTAATGCAGTCGGTTTCACATCTTTATCTGACTTCCCCCTTACTGCATAATCAGCAGCAATCAGAGCTAATTTAGTGGATAAGTAACATTTAAAGCAGACCCATTCATTGGCATTTTTATGAAGATCATTTCTGGCAGCTGAAAAGTTTGCTCTAGCTTGCCTCAACCATCTACGTGCTTCAACGGGATTTCCAACAGACTTGAACGTAGGTGGCACAAAAAATCGCTGCGAGTATGAAGGGCCGGTAGAGGAATGACTTTTTTCTCTAGAGTGTTGTCTTTCAGACTTATGGCTTGTGGCTTCTTGATTCCACGAAGTATAAAACCTTTGAAATGAAAATTTGTCTGACTGAAATCGAGAAGCCGAGGATGAAAATGTACGCCTGGATGCCCTGTCTGTATTTTGATCGATAAATGCCTGCTTTTCTAGTCTGttaatctcattttgtaaatgctTGAAAACCTCATTGGCTAGATCAAGGTTTTCTGCATTTTTGTCTGGATGCCATTTAAGATAAAGCCGCCTTATAATCTTTTTCCTTTCGGATTCTGGAAGCTTCCAGGCTTGTTCTATCACTGACGTAACTTCCCTTAAAATTTCTGGTAGAGAATTTGCCTTACCCTTTTTGGGGGAATGATGTTTAGAAGATGATGACGATTTATGACTCTCCCTgccaggaaaaagaggaggaattgTCCTTGGTCCGTGTGCTGGAAACTCCGTAGGACTTGTTGGAGTAGAGGGGGCACTGTCTTTGCTCTGAGAACTCTCATCGGGTCTTGAAAATTTGTATAAATCAAGGGAGCTTACAATTTTGTATTCGCTATAGCCAATGTCAATTTGATAAATCTTCCCCAAAAAACTGGAGTTTTCAGCATCTTCTCTTACTACCTCTTGCACTATTATGGCATACGTATATGTTGGATGATAAGATCCATAGATATCACCCCCTTCCGCATCAACAAGATAGCCAACATATTCACCTGGATAAAAAACATTCATTGGATCCATGAGAAGAGTATAGTGGATTTCAGATGGAATAGGAGTACCAGGCATTGGTAGTTCAAGTTTGGATGGTTCTGAAGAGTCATACTTGACCCCTAAACTGTCAAGCTTTTCGCTAATTCTGTAAATATCATTGCAGCCCAGCATTGCAATTAAATAGGAAGTATCAGAAATCAGATTATCAGTTGCAGATTTCAGAGTCATTGCTAAAGCTAAAAGGAAATTTATGTCTTTGCTATCAGAATGTTGTATGTAGAGTAGTATCACTGCATTTCCATACCGCTTTAAAAAGGCGAATGTTTCACTTTTACTGTGAGGAATGGGAGCAAAACCTTTAACTCTCAAGGTCGTTTGCAACTTCTCAAAACAAGAAACTTTCAAGCCTTCTCTTAAGGTCTTGCAAAGTTTTATGGCTTTTTCTTCATTGGCTAAAAACGTGTTGTCATTTTCATGTTTCATAATTCTAATAAGTCCTGTAATGAACTGTTCAGAAGAGAGCAGTAACTGAAGCCTGCCCTGAAGTGAACACAGTGCTCCAAATTGACATGTTTTAGGTGAGTCTTCATCCAACTGCTCTTCAAGTATACTACTGAGAAGGCGAGGCCTCAACTTCTGAGGAAACAGCATTATCAGCTTAGTGTGAAAACCATGGTCTTTCCCTAAGTAACACTGGCTAAGATCAACCAGCATTTGGACACCAATGTTTCCTTGAATTCTACTTTTATAATGTGGTGCATCATCAAAAACTAAGATGCTTGATTTTACCAATCTACCATCCTGGCTTGGAAGATAAAGAGCCAGTTCTCGCACATTCTCAAGGTCATTTCTAACTTTAACAGAATCATTCTGAAGGCTTTTAAAAAGGCCAGAGACAACCCGTTTAACAGTGCGCATTTCATtcgggtcaagctgttttccttcAGAGTTCTTGAATATGCGACTCAAAACCTCCACATACTGCTTTGTTGAAATGACATCTTCAGTGCCTAGGTGCTTAAATAGTTGGTGGAATGTGCCAAGTTCTAAAGGAAGTTTGTATAGGTAAGGTTTGAAGTCAGATTCATATTCTAGATTTATTACTACTTCCTCAGGTTTCAATAACTTCCAGCCTTCTTCAACCATCACAAAAGCAACTCCTCGAAGCTGAAATCGGAATTCCTTTTTCTCTGTACTAAGAAATTCATAGATGCTCCTTAGAACTTTAGCCCTCGTTTTTATCATATCTTCATCCAAAGTTGTTATATTGCATATATTTCTACAGTTATTTATAACTTTGTCTAAAGGAGGATCTAAGTTAACATTAAGCATTGTTAAAACCTGCTCAAGTTGTTCTTGTGGACCAAGACTGCTTCCTTCTTGTTCTCTGATACTTAAAGGTGTGGCTTTTTCTGGAAGTATAGGACATGAAGTCCAGAGAAGTTGCAAAACGTCTGTTTGTTTGAATTTAGGGTTTACTTGGGCTCCGCTAAATTTTATAAGAGGAAGTGTGCCATTAACTTCTTGATATTGTGGATGAAATCTAACAATTTCAGCAGGTGCACGTTCTGGACACAAAAACGCAATTAAAGACAATTCTTTAAGGAAGTTTCCAGATAATAAATCAGTTCTTTCTTGAAATATATGGTGAAGGAGGACATCCACTGTATTCTGCAGAGTATCCTTGGTCCAATTTTCAGTGTTGGCTCTCATGCTGATCTCTTTAGCAAACTGCAATAACTGATGTTGGGAAATAACGTGCTTTAGTCCCATATTTCGAAGCAATGCCACCCAGGATGTCAGAAAGGCAGCGCGGTTTTTTGGTTTTGTGAGCTGttccaattttttaaagaaatcttgaGGTATGAACAATTTTTCAGGAAGCATCACTTCAAAGACTTTTACAGTCCTGTCATAAAAATGTTTTGCAGGTTTTAGTCTATTACATGCATCATGAATGATCAAAAAGCTCTCTAACTTCTCAAACAGCTGCTCCTTTATTTCGGACGATTCTTCAATGCTAGAAAGCCTATTTTTCAAGTGAATCAGATGTTCTAGTTTTGCATCATAGGAAAGGCTTTCAATCTTTGGTAAAAGGTGCTTTAAATAAACTTCAAGATCATCTACTGGAACACAGTTTAGCACAGTGTACAAATCTTTTAAGTGGATTTTTTCTTCAAGAAAAGCAACTGAAGTTGTCTGTGTCCATTTATCCACTTCAATGGAGGGAATGCTTCTTGTGAGTACATAGCATGCCCCACATTTTGATAAGCTAATGTATCGTCCACTGATAGATTTGTAGCATGGAAGGGACTTCAAAACTTTTATGTCATCTTCAGAGGTCAGGTGATTTAGGTTGCAACTGAAATACATCAAGAGGGCCTCAAAGTCATTTTCAGCTAACTTTTCTGTCTTAAATGTTGAAGTTTGAATCATATAATGTATAGCTCTCAAAATGCTTGAGGGGTTATCTATATTTGCTGTATGTCCTGAGAGCAGGGCAACTAGAGGATTGTCTTTGGAGCAAATTTTGTTCAATGCAAGTTGAATACAACCAGTTTTCATTAAAGCATGGAAAACTTTATCAGTTTGGGAATTTGGGAAGAGAGCTATGTGCATAAGGCTGAGAGGAAGCAACACATCGCAATCTGGTACAACAAGCTGATTAGATGAGACAGTAAATTTTGTGCCTGGAAGCAATGTCCAATCCTTCAGGATCTCAATAACATTTTCAAATGTTGTTTTTGCTTCTTCCTGGTCATCTTTGTCATTAACAGATTCACCAATAAAATGCCACGAATTCTTAAGCCAGGATTCAGTTGCAAAGCTCTCTTTCCATCTCATACACCCTCTTGCTTTGTATTCTCTTGGCAACACAGACGACAATAAATCAGCAAAACTGGAGATATCAAATATTTTTGCCACATTGCAGTTAAGTAAGATATTGCTGTACCGCAAGTAGAGAGTGTTCATAAACAAATCTTTACGAGATGGAATTAATTCATGGTAAGTTGTTAAGAACTTTGGGCGTTTTGAATCAAATACTTGCAACACGCTATCAAGCGTAATGAGCAGGGGCAACCCTTCAATCTGGACCTCATTTTCTTCTGTGTCTTTAAAACAGTAATCAACAAGAAGCTTTAGACTgtgaaaaagttttaaatttgTCTGTTGAAGACGACAGGGCAACTTTCCAATGTGGCAGTTAGAATCCGGAGAAGAAAACGTCATCAAGAATGATCGAACATCAGCAGGAGTTACGTAGCTCACAGGAATGTCAGCATCCACAAGACAGTGATAAAGATTTGCAGTTTCATCACAACTGTAAATCAAGTTAAAGCCAATTTCTAAGAGAAGATGTTTGAGTCTATACACATTCTCTGCCACAGTCTTACGAGTCGTGATGTTGTACTCAACATTTTTGAGGTGCTGCAGCTCATCTTGTAGCAAGTTGTCGAAGAATGGCTTAGCTTTATTTGAGGTAGACATATTAACCCAAGTGATGATAATTGCAGAATGCAAATCAGAACCATCAACATTTGGTGTTCGCACAACAGGTAGCAGACGTTTGGATTCCTCGTGGATACAGCTATATACGGCTTTCACTAAGCAATACCAATCCGGTTGCAAGTCAAGTCTATTAACTGGGAAGAATGATAGAAATTTTTTCAAAGTGTCTTTCATAGTGTGCACAGACGTGTTTTGTAAAACTGACATGGTTGGATCAGTTCCCTGGAAGTAACGCTTTTTCAGCTGAATTAGAAGTTCAACGTAGGCTGGCGCTATCAGTGCTGTCATTAAACTATTATTCCAGTCACTTCGGACACCAACTCCGTTGTCATCACGCCACAGGTTTCGCCTGGCAGAATCCAGAGCAAAGTGTCCATTCACATGAAAAGGAAGCCCCGTTTCTAAAGACAAAGGTAAGAAACAAAATGCCCGATGTGGTTTTTTATAGTTGTGAGTAATACATGCTGCAACTCCCCCTCGAGGGAAAAGAGTAATATCCTCGTTCTTATGTGCCGATATCACACTCTTTGAAACTTTGTCGATGGCTGAGAAACCTGACCTATTGCAGATCAACCAAGTTGTGAGGTTGCCTTCGGAGTCCTCCGTAACCATAGTGTACGTGATCTGCTGCACAGGTATCTCactcagctgtttcttctttgttACACTGTCAATTACAGAAGCATGGAACTGCTTTCGTTTCAATCTATCCCCATCGGTTACTTTGCCAGTGACGGAATATAACACATTAAGGGCTCCCGTTGTTTTCTCTATTTCACAAATAGAAATTTTCTCCATGTGATTCAAAAACATCAGAAGTTCTGCACCATCCGTACGCAGCTTGTCTAGAAGATTCtgtaccatcctgtcagagcacGGCACGGAAGAAATTTCAGAAACTTTTGCCATGTCTCCATTTCTAAGTGGAAATCTAAACATTGTGCAGTTGTCTAGTTTAAAGTGGTCTCCTAAATAAAGATCCAACACATCAGAGAACTGGGTCCTGAAATCCGCATCCAAGTCCCGAAACATGCGTCCAGGACTAATGGATGTTGCCCCTGGAGCATATCTCGCATGAGGGTCAAAGATACAAAGAATATCATTtccagaaatgaaagaaggaCAATCAGTTATGTGATACACAGAATTGAACCCTATTCCATATTGACCTGTTTTACACGGATTGCCTTCTTTAGTGCCTTTACCAAGATTCTGAATCCCTCTAACATCATCTTCAGTAAATGGCTGGTTGTTGAAGACACACAATGCCGGGCCCTGAAGAGGGGACCATTTTTCATCAAATATTCTATCAACTGGGTGCTGCCGAGGATCAAACACAAAGCAGACTTCCGTAGCTTTTGCATCATCGGCGTTCTGAAGGAGCTCTTTCAGCATTTCTTTCTCGGATGGATATGCGTTAAGAATACTTTTAATTCTGCTGgtcaatttttctttctgtccaaATTCAGTTCCAGGAGCTGTGAAGCAGATATTTGATGCGTACCGTTCTAAGGCTTTGTGTCGTTTAGGTATTGTCCCAAGCTTTACTGCTACTTCTCTAGGAATGTCCGCATGGCAATATTTTACCGTCGTATCTTTCACTTTTATCCAAGGACAGTCATTGTAGCACAAAGAATTGGCTGGTAGAAGGGCAAGGCGAGTATCCGGTAATAAAATTTCTCCATACTTTTTTTCACAGAATTCCTGCTTCTTCTCTCTAATAAGGCTCCATATTCCTTCACTGATGATTCTCCTACAAAGTTGAAAATTTGCTTCTGTGAGTGGATTACCTCCTCTTTCCTGATCAATCGCTTCAAGAACTAGAGCAAAATCTTCCACCATAAAAGCGTGACGTACTCCTACACTTTCAAAGAGTTCGCGaaaattatttctgtatttattaggCAGCTGGTGAAGATGTGGTGCTGCCTCAAAATTAAGATGAAAAGCTACTTTTGTGGAGTCAACATAGCCATTCTCAACTAAAATGAAACTGTAATTTTTCAATTCTTCAACAATGGTTGTTTTTGTGGTTCCATTCTGTAGTAGTGCTTCATGGAGATATTTATAGCAAGCATTGGTGATATTTTCCTGATACAAAGTAATTCCATCAAAGCATTTTGCAActtcttttaattgctttataACCATAGACACAGTTGGTTTCTTAAGCAATCCTAAAAATTCTTTGACAGCCAAAGGGATAGTCCCACATCCTTTAAAGGAATGAGAATTTTCGTTAAGTATGGGTTTTAGTAGGCAAAGTATATCTTGGTAATCCACTGTGTAAAGGTCCACTGCAGAAAACATAGTTTCAGGTTCGAACTCAGAGCCCTTCCATTGTAAGGAGAAGCCTACGGGTTTTGTGAGAAACGGGAGAAATGGTATCGTTTGAAATTTTTCAGCAAAATCTTTAGCTCTTGGAtctttgtttttaagtttttcaTCTATGAGATTTAATAGTATACTGCTTCTGAGACAAGCTCCCGCATGATCAGTCCTGTTGATTTCTGCTACAGAATTTGCACGTTCTAACAAGTCTTCCCACAAAATGTCATCTT encodes the following:
- the SACS gene encoding sacsin isoform X1, producing the protein MSITVIVLHDYVGCRTFEVPYSTHLGAIKELIYLETGFPVAEQSLFYQGRELFNWVTVGNLQSSQNHVFLNLLSKGLKGGGRFGQTTPPLVDFLKDILRRYPEGGQILKELIQNAEDAGATEVRFLYDETQYGTESLWSKDMAQYQGPALYVYNNAVFTPEDWHGIQEIARSRKKDDPLKVGRFGIGFNSVYHITDVPSIFSGDQIGVLDPHQKLFGPSESGQCWNLKDDIKEINELTDQFTPFVGVFGSTKETFKNGHFPGTFFRFPLRQQPSQLSSNLYNKDKILELFDSFRADADTVLLFLKSVQDVSLHVREADGTERLIFRVTASENKALKHERPNSIKILGSAINQYCKGIPSNSITCVTYHINIVLEDESVKDAQKTSWLVCNSVGGRGICNELDCLADDLKYIPTIGIAMSLSSSGEEKGAEAQLSGRAFCFLPLPPGEESKTGLPVHVSGFFGLTDNRRSIKWRELDQWRDPAALWNELLVANVVPEAYATLILEAIKQMETETNSDFPLSAELIYRLWPQKNTTKVHWQPIIEPLLKKLFQDKVIYSISGNWVKVEEVYFSEMDESLESTQAVLNYLQESGKEVAKVPDNIANAISLVILGIKAIKKVTPGTVRHVLRKSEHKGSADEKLCILEFVLGDGNYGELIGLELLPLQNGNFISFSSSASAQDAVYITSETYPRSLFPGLEGRLLADNLKPQVLSALKEASKSRVQQLLWGVKGRQCTQLQLLNPERFARLIKEVMNTLWPSSEITVQWFPTSDKNHPPVSWLKMVWKNLYIHFSEDLSLFDDLPLIPKTLLDEEDAIDLIRLRAPSPIILDDGSETQLPEFLPEIIEQLGGIILKKLDPCIQHPLLKKYIHPPSPHIVLQIAEKLPLQKSVNQITSLPTSHKNALRSFLASLTDVTEKEKRVINELIIFRKIEQPLDEGSAFTALKACKVLHHNAKLPPDVKFSVSLIDSSDEATIRLVNILKAELLRTTDCIKFILKDIQNDFYSTDEAIRIMLWILENLTFLKNENAEVLDWLKPLKFIKVSEEKMVSASELFDPEVEILQDLFYGEEELYFPPTVFKTSPDILHALRLIGLKSENSLEEKDILCVAHKIEKLKDCASTSQESLTQKARTLLMILNRRSLLHSLETKATLKKIKWIPACKQRPPNYPSSLIWKGDHCYLCSPPEMCDISQATLIGSSVPLVESVQPSIEKALGITIKPNIKSVLKHFKVVVDWHSSKKFSDEDYYQFQQILLEIYGFMHDHLSEGKEAFKALKFPWVWTGKTFCSLSQAVIKSPPDLDLQPYLHSVPKTMAKFHQLFISCGSIEEMTPDHVSMVIQKIYLKSEQSLTEEKSKQNLHIMLNIIRWLYSSQIPASLNTPVPLYCSKKPFKLTMKPIHECCYCDIKVDDLNDLLDDAMEPIILVHEDIPMKTAEWLNVPCLSTRLINPENMGFEQSGQREPLTVRIKNILEEYPSVSDIFKELLQNADDADATQCNFLIDMRRNNDIRENLLDPGMAACHGPALWSFNNSEFSDSDFLNITRLGESLKRAEIDKVGKFGLGFNSVYHITDIPIIMSREFMIMFDPNINHLSKHIRDKSNPGIKINWKKQQKRLRKFPNQFKPFIGVFDCQLPLTVEAPYSYKGTLFRLSFRTQQEAKVSEVSTTCYNTADIYSLVDEFSICGHRLIIFTQCVNSMVLKYLKAEEANPEVAQETVTIKKSLCPSKAITTPFTSVLKEAAKLMKTCSSSTKKLPTESPKSSCILQITVEEFHHIFRRIADLHSPVFRGPEDDTVSFFEMAKTGQNKRPTDELPQKTVDSTTWLLCACMDTGEALKFSLHESGRRLGLVPCGAVGVMLCERQDQKWTVKSNFCNLGEVFCYLPLRIKTGLPVHINGSFAITSNRKEIWKTDTKGRWNTVFMRHVIVKAYLEAVVVLRNMAISGELEDYNCFAVWPDPDSVHDDFSVICQGFYEEIAHPKGKEGIRVFSDGSSWVSVKNVRFLDDSLLKRPDIGTAAFKIFLKYLKKTGSKNLCAVDLPSWVKTGFEEAGCKQVLLENTFSEKQFFSEVFFPNIQEIEADLRDPLMHYVLNEKISEFSEILCITPCIPCSLSEHPLVVPSRLIHPEGRVAKLYVKKDGRFPHGTSQDYLNPVILIKLVQLGMAKDDILWEDLLERANSVAEINRTDHAGACLRSSILLNLIDEKLKNKDPRAKDFAEKFQTIPFLPFLTKPVGFSLQWKGSEFEPETMFSAVDLYTVDYQDILCLLKPILNENSHSFKGCGTIPLAVKEFLGLLKKPTVSMVIKQLKEVAKCFDGITLYQENITNACYKYLHEALLQNGTTKTTIVEELKNYSFILVENGYVDSTKVAFHLNFEAAPHLHQLPNKYRNNFRELFESVGVRHAFMVEDFALVLEAIDQERGGNPLTEANFQLCRRIISEGIWSLIREKKQEFCEKKYGEILLPDTRLALLPANSLCYNDCPWIKVKDTTVKYCHADIPREVAVKLGTIPKRHKALERYASNICFTAPGTEFGQKEKLTSRIKSILNAYPSEKEMLKELLQNADDAKATEVCFVFDPRQHPVDRIFDEKWSPLQGPALCVFNNQPFTEDDVRGIQNLGKGTKEGNPCKTGQYGIGFNSVYHITDCPSFISGNDILCIFDPHARYAPGATSISPGRMFRDLDADFRTQFSDVLDLYLGDHFKLDNCTMFRFPLRNGDMAKVSEISSVPCSDRMVQNLLDKLRTDGAELLMFLNHMEKISICEIEKTTGALNVLYSVTGKVTDGDRLKRKQFHASVIDSVTKKKQLSEIPVQQITYTMVTEDSEGNLTTWLICNRSGFSAIDKVSKSVISAHKNEDITLFPRGGVAACITHNYKKPHRAFCFLPLSLETGLPFHVNGHFALDSARRNLWRDDNGVGVRSDWNNSLMTALIAPAYVELLIQLKKRYFQGTDPTMSVLQNTSVHTMKDTLKKFLSFFPVNRLDLQPDWYCLVKAVYSCIHEESKRLLPVVRTPNVDGSDLHSAIIITWVNMSTSNKAKPFFDNLLQDELQHLKNVEYNITTRKTVAENVYRLKHLLLEIGFNLIYSCDETANLYHCLVDADIPVSYVTPADVRSFLMTFSSPDSNCHIGKLPCRLQQTNLKLFHSLKLLVDYCFKDTEENEVQIEGLPLLITLDSVLQVFDSKRPKFLTTYHELIPSRKDLFMNTLYLRYSNILLNCNVAKIFDISSFADLLSSVLPREYKARGCMRWKESFATESWLKNSWHFIGESVNDKDDQEEAKTTFENVIEILKDWTLLPGTKFTVSSNQLVVPDCDVLLPLSLMHIALFPNSQTDKVFHALMKTGCIQLALNKICSKDNPLVALLSGHTANIDNPSSILRAIHYMIQTSTFKTEKLAENDFEALLMYFSCNLNHLTSEDDIKVLKSLPCYKSISGRYISLSKCGACYVLTRSIPSIEVDKWTQTTSVAFLEEKIHLKDLYTVLNCVPVDDLEVYLKHLLPKIESLSYDAKLEHLIHLKNRLSSIEESSEIKEQLFEKLESFLIIHDACNRLKPAKHFYDRTVKVFEVMLPEKLFIPQDFFKKLEQLTKPKNRAAFLTSWVALLRNMGLKHVISQHQLLQFAKEISMRANTENWTKDTLQNTVDVLLHHIFQERTDLLSGNFLKELSLIAFLCPERAPAEIVRFHPQYQEVNGTLPLIKFSGAQVNPKFKQTDVLQLLWTSCPILPEKATPLSIREQEGSSLGPQEQLEQVLTMLNVNLDPPLDKVINNCRNICNITTLDEDMIKTRAKVLRSIYEFLSTEKKEFRFQLRGVAFVMVEEGWKLLKPEEVVINLEYESDFKPYLYKLPLELGTFHQLFKHLGTEDVISTKQYVEVLSRIFKNSEGKQLDPNEMRTVKRVVSGLFKSLQNDSVKVRNDLENVRELALYLPSQDGRLVKSSILVFDDAPHYKSRIQGNIGVQMLVDLSQCYLGKDHGFHTKLIMLFPQKLRPRLLSSILEEQLDEDSPKTCQFGALCSLQGRLQLLLSSEQFITGLIRIMKHENDNTFLANEEKAIKLCKTLREGLKVSCFEKLQTTLRVKGFAPIPHSKSETFAFLKRYGNAVILLYIQHSDSKDINFLLALAMTLKSATDNLISDTSYLIAMLGCNDIYRISEKLDSLGVKYDSSEPSKLELPMPGTPIPSEIHYTLLMDPMNVFYPGEYVGYLVDAEGGDIYGSYHPTYTYAIIVQEVVREDAENSSFLGKIYQIDIGYSEYKIVSSLDLYKFSRPDESSQSKDSAPSTPTSPTEFPAHGPRTIPPLFPGRESHKSSSSSKHHSPKKGKANSLPEILREVTSVIEQAWKLPESERKKIIRRLYLKWHPDKNAENLDLANEVFKHLQNEINRLEKQAFIDQNTDRASRRTFSSSASRFQSDKFSFQRFYTSWNQEATSHKSERQHSREKSHSSTGPSYSQRFFVPPTFKSVGNPVEARRWLRQARANFSAARNDLHKNANEWVCFKCYLSTKLALIAADYAVRGKSDKDVKPTALAQKIEEYSQQLEGLTNDVHTLEAYGVDSLKTRYPDLLPFPQVPNDRFTSEVAMRVMECTACIIIKLENFIQQKI